A section of the Triticum dicoccoides isolate Atlit2015 ecotype Zavitan chromosome 7A, WEW_v2.0, whole genome shotgun sequence genome encodes:
- the LOC119333606 gene encoding protein FAR1-RELATED SEQUENCE 5-like — MVPPVSDPSGAFQSRSVPDRRVVGPRLPTTWNYGAVERALREASGRGERCIFEPTEGFVFESAEEAYEFYNMFSWEQGFGIWYGRSRCGKSGRKTRQDIVCACEGRDSSDCSRTARTGCLSRLTLLRADDDSWAVLLTEETIEAFRWCFRVFAHSMGGKKPVTVLTDQCHQMRVAIEQEYPDTRHHWCKWHVLKKAKESLGPVYTKDNAFKAQLHRLLDEIVSVEEFEMRWAELISSYSLTDNEFLQRAYDNREMWAKPYFTETFCAGMTSTQRSESANHVLKTYIAPSSPMHHFVSQYNRLIADRVADEAKESHATKQTLRHLNVGVPLERHAAKIYTRALFSRFDRELYRAGSFVCRRDDEKNGIFSAVLLSRPGYADGGTTEFQVTRSESGETYFCACKMFEHSGMPCRHILAVLVGLVVVQLPSGLVLKRWTREARDGIPIGSDAYVQAHGDSSDKAAMHCFIYASAMELVAIATKSRPAFELAVDYVNRAAMTVVPSTIADQDAHDDAPALEASPDLVDRQRASAPAAAAPDTTGVRVGVSHPTAGFTLEMVPCVAYHRPTPRRTF; from the exons ATGGTTCCTCCTGTATCCGATCCTAGTGGTGCCTTTCAGTCCAGGAGCGTCCCCGACAG GCGCGTAGTTGGTCCTCGCTTACCCACAACTTGGAACTATGGTGCCGTCGAACGCGCATTGCGTGAAGCTTCTGGTCGTGGCGAGCGTTGCATATTCGAGCCTACTGAGGGGTTCGTATTTGAGTCTGCTGAAGAAGCGTACGAGTTCTACAACATGTTTTCCTGGGAGCAGGGCTTCGGGATATGGTACGGACGAAGTCGATGCGGCAAGTCTGGCCGCAAAACAAGACAGGACATCGTATGCGCTTGCGAG GGTCGGGACTCTAGCGATTGTTCACGTACCGCTCGTACTGGGTGCTTGTCGCGCTTGACCTTGTTGCGCGCGGATGATGATTCTTG GGCTGTTCTTCTCACCGAAGAGACCATAGAAGCTTTCCGTTGGTGCTTCAGGGTTTTTGCTCACTCTATGGGTGGGAAGAAACCTGTTACTGTGCTTACAG ATCAATGCCATCAGATGAGGGTTGCCATTGAGCAAGAGTACCCCGACACCCGGCACCACTGGTGCAAGTGGCACGTCCTTAAGAAGGCCAAGGAGTCTTTGGGCCCTGTGTACACCAAGGATAATGCATTCAAGGCTCAGCTCCATCGCCTGCTCGATGAGATTGTTTCTGTTGAAGAGTTTGAGATGCGTTGGGCTGAACTTATATCCTCTTATTCCTTGACTGATAATGAGTTCCTCCAGCGAGCTTATGATAATAGGGAAATGTGGGCAAAGCCATACTTCACCGAGACTTTTTGTGCTGGGATGACTAGCACACAGCGTAGCGAAAGCGCTAACCATGTTCTGAAGACGTATATTGCTCCTTCGTCCCCAATGCACCACTTTGTTTCGCAGTACAATAGGCTCATCGCGGACCGTGTCGCCGACGAGGCAAAAGAATCACATGCGACTAAGCAG ACCTTGCGCCACCTGAACGTTGGTGTCCCCCTAGAAAGGCATGCTGCTAAGATATACACTCGTGCCCTTTTTTCCCGGTTTGATCGGGAGCTATACCGGGCTGGCTCGTTTGTGTGTCGTCGTGACGATGAGAAGAATGGCATATTTTCTGCTGTTCTCCTTAGTCGTCCAGGTTATGCAGATGGTGGGACAACAGAATTCCAGGTCACTCGTAGTGAATCTGGTGAAACTTATTTTTGCGCATGCAAGATGTTTGAGCATTCAGGCATGCCTTGTCGTCACATCCTCGCT GTTCTTGTTGGCCTTGTAGTCGTTCAACTCCCATCTGGTTTGGTGCTGAAGAGGTGGACCAGGGAAGCTCGAGACGGCATACCCATCGGGTCTGATGCTTATGTTCAGGCCCACGGTGATTCGTCAGACAAAGCTGCTATGCATTGCTTTATATATGCTTCTGCCATGGAGTTGGTTGCCATCGCCACCAAATCTCGTCCAGCTTTTGAGCTTGCAGTCGATTATGTTAATCGTGCAGCGATGACTGTTGTACCTTCAACCATTGCTGATCAGGACGCACATGACGATGCTCCAGCTCTGGAAGCATCTCCTGATCTCGTGGATCGTCAGCGCGCAAGTGCACCAGCTGCGGCTGCACCGGACACAACAGGAGTACGTGTGGGCGTAAGTCATCCTACGGCCGGGTTCACCCTTGAAATGGTGCCCTGCGTGGCCTATCACCGCCCCACCCCCCGGCGCACGTTTTAG